Proteins encoded in a region of the Macaca mulatta isolate MMU2019108-1 chromosome X, T2T-MMU8v2.0, whole genome shotgun sequence genome:
- the SLC25A53 gene encoding solute carrier family 25 member 53 isoform X3, with product MGEQNHSPGKELQPRTRAEAPGKKSWHSQAYALGAVSNFMSTFLTFPIYKVVFRQQIHAMAVSEAVRQLWHEGPQYFYRGIYPPLLSKTLQGTLLFGTYDSLLCFLSPVGPHTLGHRWAAGLMSGVVEAVALSPFERVQNVLQDGRKQARFPSTFSILKEFNSYGLWGRLSLGYYRGFWPVLARNSLGSALYFSFKDPIQDGLAEQGLPHWVPALVSGSVNGTITCLVLYPLIVLVANMQSHIGWQNMPSLWASAQDVWNTRGRKLLLIYRGGSLVILRSSVTWGLTTAIHDFLQRKSHSRKELKTD from the coding sequence ATGGGGGAGCAGAACCACTCTCCCGGGAAGGAGCTTCAGCCCAGGACACGAGCAGAGGCTCCAGGAAAGAAAAGCTGGCATTCCCAGGCCTACGCCCTTGGGGCCGTTTCCAACTTTATGTCTACTTTTCTGACGTTTCCTATCTATAAGGTTGTGTTCCGGCAACAGATCCATGCCATGGCAGTGTCAGAGGCTGTGAGACAGCTTTGGCACGAAGGTCCTCAATACTTCTACCGGGGAATCTaccctcctcttctctccaagACGTTGCAAGGGACTCTTCTGTTTGGGACTTATGATAGCCTGCTGtgctttctctctcctgttgGGCCACACACCCTGGGACACCGCTGGGCTGCAGGGCTCATGTCTGGCGTGGTGGAGGCTGTGGCACTCAGTCCCTTTGAAAGGGTGCAAAATGTGCTCCAGGATGGTCGCAAGCAAGCTCGCTTCCCCAGCACCTTCAGCATTCTCAAGGAATTCAACTCTTATGGGCTTTGGGGGCGGCTGTCACTGGGTTACTATCGTGGTTTCTGGCCTGTCCTGGCCAGGAACAGCCTGGGGAGTgctctatatttttctttcaaggaCCCCATCCAGGATGGCCTGGCAGAGCAAGGCCTGCCCCATTGGGTTCCTGCCTTGGTGTCTGGTAGTGTCAATGGAACAATCACCTGCCTAGTTCTGTATCCTCTGATTGTGCTGGTTGCTAATATGCAGTCCCATATTGGATGGCAGAACATGCCAAGCCTGTGGGCCTCTGCCCAGGATGTGTGGAACACTCGGGGTCGAAAGCTGCTCCTGATCTACCGTGGAGGCTCCCTGGTCATCCTAAGGTCCAGTGTGACATGGGGCCTCACTACGGCAATCCATGACTTCCTGCAGAGGAAGTCTCACTCCAGGAAAGAGCTGAAGACTGACTAG
- the SLC25A53 gene encoding solute carrier family 25 member 53 isoform X1: MAHGTAELSSELCPHSSPTQSFFHLHTVVFSMGEQNHSPGKELQPRTRAEAPGKKSWHSQAYALGAVSNFMSTFLTFPIYKVVFRQQIHAMAVSEAVRQLWHEGPQYFYRGIYPPLLSKTLQGTLLFGTYDSLLCFLSPVGPHTLGHRWAAGLMSGVVEAVALSPFERVQNVLQDGRKQARFPSTFSILKEFNSYGLWGRLSLGYYRGFWPVLARNSLGSALYFSFKDPIQDGLAEQGLPHWVPALVSGSVNGTITCLVLYPLIVLVANMQSHIGWQNMPSLWASAQDVWNTRGRKLLLIYRGGSLVILRSSVTWGLTTAIHDFLQRKSHSRKELKTD, translated from the coding sequence TTTCTTCCATCTGCACACAGTTGTCTTCAGCATGGGGGAGCAGAACCACTCTCCCGGGAAGGAGCTTCAGCCCAGGACACGAGCAGAGGCTCCAGGAAAGAAAAGCTGGCATTCCCAGGCCTACGCCCTTGGGGCCGTTTCCAACTTTATGTCTACTTTTCTGACGTTTCCTATCTATAAGGTTGTGTTCCGGCAACAGATCCATGCCATGGCAGTGTCAGAGGCTGTGAGACAGCTTTGGCACGAAGGTCCTCAATACTTCTACCGGGGAATCTaccctcctcttctctccaagACGTTGCAAGGGACTCTTCTGTTTGGGACTTATGATAGCCTGCTGtgctttctctctcctgttgGGCCACACACCCTGGGACACCGCTGGGCTGCAGGGCTCATGTCTGGCGTGGTGGAGGCTGTGGCACTCAGTCCCTTTGAAAGGGTGCAAAATGTGCTCCAGGATGGTCGCAAGCAAGCTCGCTTCCCCAGCACCTTCAGCATTCTCAAGGAATTCAACTCTTATGGGCTTTGGGGGCGGCTGTCACTGGGTTACTATCGTGGTTTCTGGCCTGTCCTGGCCAGGAACAGCCTGGGGAGTgctctatatttttctttcaaggaCCCCATCCAGGATGGCCTGGCAGAGCAAGGCCTGCCCCATTGGGTTCCTGCCTTGGTGTCTGGTAGTGTCAATGGAACAATCACCTGCCTAGTTCTGTATCCTCTGATTGTGCTGGTTGCTAATATGCAGTCCCATATTGGATGGCAGAACATGCCAAGCCTGTGGGCCTCTGCCCAGGATGTGTGGAACACTCGGGGTCGAAAGCTGCTCCTGATCTACCGTGGAGGCTCCCTGGTCATCCTAAGGTCCAGTGTGACATGGGGCCTCACTACGGCAATCCATGACTTCCTGCAGAGGAAGTCTCACTCCAGGAAAGAGCTGAAGACTGACTAG
- the SLC25A53 gene encoding solute carrier family 25 member 53 isoform X2 → MAVKAVAGKPAPFFPDLESSFFHLHTVVFSMGEQNHSPGKELQPRTRAEAPGKKSWHSQAYALGAVSNFMSTFLTFPIYKVVFRQQIHAMAVSEAVRQLWHEGPQYFYRGIYPPLLSKTLQGTLLFGTYDSLLCFLSPVGPHTLGHRWAAGLMSGVVEAVALSPFERVQNVLQDGRKQARFPSTFSILKEFNSYGLWGRLSLGYYRGFWPVLARNSLGSALYFSFKDPIQDGLAEQGLPHWVPALVSGSVNGTITCLVLYPLIVLVANMQSHIGWQNMPSLWASAQDVWNTRGRKLLLIYRGGSLVILRSSVTWGLTTAIHDFLQRKSHSRKELKTD, encoded by the coding sequence TTTCTTCCATCTGCACACAGTTGTCTTCAGCATGGGGGAGCAGAACCACTCTCCCGGGAAGGAGCTTCAGCCCAGGACACGAGCAGAGGCTCCAGGAAAGAAAAGCTGGCATTCCCAGGCCTACGCCCTTGGGGCCGTTTCCAACTTTATGTCTACTTTTCTGACGTTTCCTATCTATAAGGTTGTGTTCCGGCAACAGATCCATGCCATGGCAGTGTCAGAGGCTGTGAGACAGCTTTGGCACGAAGGTCCTCAATACTTCTACCGGGGAATCTaccctcctcttctctccaagACGTTGCAAGGGACTCTTCTGTTTGGGACTTATGATAGCCTGCTGtgctttctctctcctgttgGGCCACACACCCTGGGACACCGCTGGGCTGCAGGGCTCATGTCTGGCGTGGTGGAGGCTGTGGCACTCAGTCCCTTTGAAAGGGTGCAAAATGTGCTCCAGGATGGTCGCAAGCAAGCTCGCTTCCCCAGCACCTTCAGCATTCTCAAGGAATTCAACTCTTATGGGCTTTGGGGGCGGCTGTCACTGGGTTACTATCGTGGTTTCTGGCCTGTCCTGGCCAGGAACAGCCTGGGGAGTgctctatatttttctttcaaggaCCCCATCCAGGATGGCCTGGCAGAGCAAGGCCTGCCCCATTGGGTTCCTGCCTTGGTGTCTGGTAGTGTCAATGGAACAATCACCTGCCTAGTTCTGTATCCTCTGATTGTGCTGGTTGCTAATATGCAGTCCCATATTGGATGGCAGAACATGCCAAGCCTGTGGGCCTCTGCCCAGGATGTGTGGAACACTCGGGGTCGAAAGCTGCTCCTGATCTACCGTGGAGGCTCCCTGGTCATCCTAAGGTCCAGTGTGACATGGGGCCTCACTACGGCAATCCATGACTTCCTGCAGAGGAAGTCTCACTCCAGGAAAGAGCTGAAGACTGACTAG